Proteins encoded within one genomic window of Microbacterium sp. zg-B185:
- a CDS encoding MFS transporter, protein MSDSISPSAAASPAPTRADSARPGAHPPTTDIALTSPQRWRAFWVCVTVAAITILDLSKVNVALPSIESALGAGSTELQLIVSGYVLTFGLVLVPMGRLGDQRSRRGLFIVGLSLFTVTSVVCALAINPVMLLVGRLLQGVAAGIQMPQVLGLIQQLFQGKERGRAFGLFGATVGIATAFGPTLGGLLILLGGPTDGWRWIFWVNVPLCLIAIGLTVWLLPRTRTPSRRALSFDLFGVFLFGLAVLSLMWPFLFTTGSPDDDPRRWWLLVAFVLFAGAFVAWERHYEARGKQPLIRFALFRISSFRNGTFLIAAYFTAIPALFLLTTLFLQTGLGLEPVFAGMVTIGFALANALFSWIGGNLVGTYGRPIVVWGLVGVLLCVLGLAATALFVPQEWVAWVMAGVMVLGGAGGGLVLSPNQTLTLADIPVKQGGIAGSIGQLGQRIGSSIGTAVGLSLFYATIYREQGGAASDIVVYHDAYAYGLTAVALFVAVAFVIAVIDLSSRRRKKGA, encoded by the coding sequence ATGTCGGATTCCATCTCCCCGAGCGCCGCGGCGTCCCCGGCGCCCACGCGCGCCGACAGCGCCCGGCCGGGCGCGCACCCTCCGACCACCGACATCGCACTGACCTCGCCGCAGCGCTGGCGGGCCTTCTGGGTGTGCGTCACCGTCGCGGCGATCACCATCCTCGATCTGTCCAAGGTCAACGTGGCACTGCCGTCCATCGAGTCCGCGCTCGGGGCCGGCTCGACCGAGCTTCAGCTGATCGTGTCGGGCTACGTGCTCACCTTCGGCCTCGTCCTGGTCCCGATGGGCCGGCTCGGCGACCAGCGGTCCCGGCGCGGCCTGTTCATCGTCGGCCTGTCGCTGTTCACAGTGACCAGCGTGGTCTGCGCACTCGCGATCAACCCGGTCATGCTCCTGGTCGGTCGCCTGCTCCAGGGCGTCGCAGCCGGCATCCAGATGCCGCAGGTCCTGGGGCTCATCCAGCAGCTGTTCCAGGGCAAGGAGCGCGGTCGCGCGTTCGGGCTCTTCGGCGCCACGGTGGGGATCGCCACGGCGTTCGGGCCGACCCTGGGCGGACTGCTGATCCTGCTGGGCGGCCCGACCGACGGCTGGCGCTGGATCTTCTGGGTGAACGTGCCGCTCTGCCTCATCGCGATCGGCCTCACGGTCTGGTTGCTGCCCAGGACGCGGACGCCCTCGCGCAGGGCCCTCTCGTTCGATCTGTTCGGAGTGTTCCTGTTCGGGCTGGCCGTGCTCTCCCTGATGTGGCCGTTCCTGTTCACGACCGGATCCCCCGACGACGATCCGCGGCGCTGGTGGCTCCTGGTGGCCTTCGTCCTGTTCGCCGGCGCGTTCGTTGCCTGGGAGCGCCACTACGAGGCGCGCGGCAAGCAGCCGCTGATCCGGTTCGCGCTGTTCCGGATCTCGTCGTTCCGCAACGGCACCTTCCTGATCGCGGCGTATTTCACGGCGATACCCGCGCTGTTCCTGCTCACGACGCTGTTCCTGCAGACCGGCCTGGGCCTGGAGCCGGTGTTCGCTGGCATGGTCACGATCGGATTCGCCCTCGCGAACGCGCTGTTCTCGTGGATCGGCGGAAACCTCGTCGGCACCTACGGACGTCCCATCGTCGTCTGGGGGCTGGTCGGAGTCCTCCTCTGCGTCCTCGGGCTGGCTGCCACGGCCCTGTTCGTCCCGCAGGAGTGGGTCGCGTGGGTCATGGCGGGAGTGATGGTCCTCGGCGGCGCGGGCGGCGGGCTGGTGCTGTCCCCGAACCAGACCCTGACGCTGGCGGACATCCCTGTCAAACAGGGCGGCATCGCCGGGTCCATCGGCCAGCTGGGCCAGCGGATCGGCAGTTCGATCGGCACAGCCGTCGGACTGTCACTGTTCTACGCCACGATCTACCGCGAGCAGGGCGGGGCGGCCAGCGACATCGTCGTCTACCACGACGCGTACGCCTACGGACTGACCGCCGTCGCGCTCTTCGTGGCCGTCGCTTTCGTGATCGCGGTGATCGATCTGAGCTCGCGGCGCCGCAAGAAGGGCGCTTGA
- a CDS encoding exonuclease SbcCD subunit D produces the protein MRILHTSDWHIGRSFHGHATLDALRGVLETLAAQVRDNDVDVVIVAGDVFDSAAPAAACYTLLSDALRALSDSGARIIVTSGNHDSAARLGFQSALLREGIHVVTDPLSAGTPITIDDDHGAVHFYGIPFLEPALVRHLWPEAELRSQRATIEHVMGLVRADLAGRSGRSVAIAHCFAAGVDSTPGVEREIRQGSLDMVPLSAFDGPDYVALGHIHGRQQLSERVRYAGAPLHYSFGEADKPRGSWLVELDSAGLASVAWLDLPVPRPLTTVRGSLDELLNDARFSEHEDSWVCAQYTDATPQLDPMRRLQARFAFCATVMHTPEGVRGPDGSTYSRRVRAARNDVELVDAFLAHVRDGEGASEDEIAVLRDVIDERSLVEASA, from the coding sequence ATGCGCATCCTGCACACTTCGGACTGGCACATCGGGCGGTCGTTCCACGGCCACGCCACGCTCGACGCGCTGCGCGGCGTCCTGGAGACCCTCGCCGCGCAGGTGCGCGACAACGACGTCGATGTCGTGATCGTCGCCGGCGACGTCTTCGACTCCGCCGCGCCGGCCGCCGCGTGCTACACGCTGCTGTCCGATGCCCTCCGTGCGCTGTCCGACTCCGGAGCGCGGATCATCGTGACAAGCGGCAACCACGACTCCGCCGCCCGGCTCGGATTCCAGTCCGCGCTGCTGCGCGAGGGCATCCACGTCGTCACCGATCCGCTGTCCGCCGGCACGCCGATCACCATCGACGACGACCACGGTGCGGTCCACTTCTATGGCATCCCCTTCCTCGAGCCGGCGCTGGTCCGCCACCTCTGGCCGGAGGCCGAACTGCGCTCGCAGCGCGCCACCATCGAGCACGTCATGGGCCTGGTGCGCGCCGACCTCGCCGGACGGAGCGGTCGGTCGGTGGCCATCGCACACTGCTTCGCGGCCGGCGTGGACTCGACCCCCGGGGTGGAGCGCGAGATCCGGCAGGGAAGCCTCGACATGGTGCCCCTGAGTGCCTTCGACGGGCCGGATTACGTGGCACTGGGACACATCCACGGTCGGCAGCAGCTGTCCGAGCGCGTGCGTTACGCGGGGGCACCGCTGCATTACAGCTTCGGTGAGGCCGACAAGCCCCGTGGCTCGTGGCTGGTCGAGCTCGACTCCGCCGGGCTCGCGTCCGTCGCATGGCTCGACCTGCCCGTCCCACGACCGCTGACCACCGTGCGCGGGTCCCTCGACGAGCTGCTCAACGACGCGCGCTTCAGCGAGCACGAGGACTCCTGGGTCTGCGCGCAGTACACCGATGCCACCCCGCAGCTGGACCCGATGCGGCGGCTGCAGGCGCGCTTCGCCTTCTGCGCGACGGTGATGCACACGCCGGAAGGCGTGCGCGGACCGGACGGGTCGACCTACTCGCGCCGCGTGCGTGCCGCGCGCAACGACGTCGAGCTGGTCGACGCATTCCTGGCGCACGTGCGGGATGGCGAAGGGGCGTCCGAAGACGAGATCGCGGTCCTGCGCGACGTGATCGACGAACGCTCGCTCGTCGAGGCGTCCGCGTGA
- a CDS encoding SMC family ATPase produces MRLHRLELEGFGPFRERQVIDFDAFAADGIFLIAGRTGAGKSSVLDGVCFALYGGAPRYDGAEKRLRSDHCAPDDPTSVAVEFSAAGKRWRVTRSPEYERPKQRGTGMTTEPHRAQLDELVDGSWRGRAARPVDVARELDEILGLNQQQFLQVILLAQGRFAEFLLAKNDDRQRLLRKLFGTRTYEDYQNALEQRRKDAERALTAAGDGVAMLLGEAERLVDENPSTHGDATSDAVGAPSPAGAADRPVNAARFEAGERAVQRAAYRAETLARERDAADAAHRAAEAAHAAATSLREKQEQRTHSRAALAALEERASAIAADRETLLRANAAETLRAPIESTARSRRAAAAAADAEDTALVAWVAAGERPDTAELARRIDQLTGDLAVATAATAQERRFEEGQNALAQTRARIDEFEALLARIDAARAGLPEQLAALEAELAARTAAAGALESARSGLDEATARLEAAREAERLAAAQRQAEAAHADALRGLEHSASAVTVLLRRRLAGHAAELAAALVDGEACAVCGSLEHPDPAPGTDEPVTDEHLGAAEELKDAASDAERAAAEHARRARAAYADAAARAGGADVAFLAESRATAQQALRAAEAAASDRDRLAAQRRQLVETDGEAAAEREGLASDLAAARESLAALREQTESARRAVDAARGSFATVAERIAHATSRRRLAQSLADAHADALVRETAARDAAADRDARVAASVFASVDEATEALRDAATRAVLDERIREHDAALRTERDRLRDLELQLAGAPEDPIDLDATAAELAQTRDRWSAAVDAAAHAAQTAARLRELLDRAAAAHAKIADLSDEHAVVARLAHTVAGKAPNTHRMTLESFVLAAELEEIVEAANLRLGDMSSGRYRLQHSDARAARGAASGLGLQIMDAHTGQPRPAQSLSGGETFLASLALALGLAEVVTARAGGVTLDTLFIDEGFGSLDEDTLELAMRTLDELRQGGRTVGLISHVAAMKEQLPAQLLVEATHQGPSVIRQETTVLH; encoded by the coding sequence GTGAGGCTGCACCGGCTCGAGCTCGAGGGGTTCGGCCCGTTCCGGGAACGGCAGGTGATCGACTTCGACGCGTTCGCCGCGGACGGCATCTTCCTGATCGCCGGCCGCACCGGCGCGGGCAAATCGAGCGTGCTGGACGGCGTGTGCTTCGCGCTGTACGGCGGGGCGCCGCGCTACGACGGCGCCGAGAAGCGGCTGCGCAGCGACCATTGCGCACCGGATGACCCCACGAGCGTTGCTGTCGAGTTCAGTGCGGCCGGAAAGCGCTGGCGGGTGACCCGCTCGCCGGAGTATGAGCGGCCCAAGCAGCGGGGCACCGGGATGACGACCGAACCCCATCGCGCCCAGCTCGATGAGCTGGTCGATGGATCCTGGCGTGGCCGAGCCGCCCGCCCGGTGGATGTCGCCCGCGAGCTGGACGAGATCCTGGGACTCAACCAGCAGCAGTTCCTCCAGGTCATCCTGCTGGCCCAGGGTCGCTTCGCGGAGTTCCTGCTCGCCAAGAACGACGACCGGCAGCGGCTGCTGCGCAAGCTGTTCGGCACGCGCACGTACGAGGACTACCAGAACGCGCTCGAGCAGCGCCGCAAGGACGCCGAGCGCGCGCTCACCGCGGCGGGCGACGGTGTCGCGATGCTGCTCGGTGAGGCGGAGCGACTCGTCGACGAGAACCCCTCCACCCACGGCGATGCCACCTCGGATGCCGTGGGTGCTCCCAGCCCCGCCGGCGCGGCGGACCGGCCCGTGAACGCGGCGCGCTTCGAGGCCGGCGAGCGAGCGGTCCAGCGGGCCGCGTACCGGGCGGAGACCCTTGCGCGGGAGCGGGACGCCGCCGACGCCGCCCATCGGGCGGCCGAAGCCGCCCACGCCGCGGCCACGTCGCTGCGTGAGAAGCAGGAGCAGCGAACCCACTCACGCGCCGCGCTGGCGGCGCTCGAGGAACGTGCCTCCGCCATCGCCGCCGACCGGGAGACCCTCCTGCGGGCGAATGCCGCAGAGACGCTGCGCGCGCCGATCGAGTCCACCGCGCGCTCCCGGCGGGCGGCAGCGGCCGCGGCCGATGCGGAGGACACCGCGCTGGTGGCGTGGGTCGCGGCCGGCGAACGCCCCGACACCGCGGAGCTGGCCCGCCGGATCGATCAGCTCACCGGCGACCTGGCCGTCGCGACCGCCGCCACCGCACAGGAGCGCCGGTTCGAGGAGGGCCAGAACGCACTGGCGCAGACGCGTGCCCGCATCGACGAGTTCGAGGCGCTGCTGGCCCGGATCGATGCCGCCCGCGCCGGTCTTCCGGAGCAGCTGGCGGCGCTGGAGGCCGAGCTTGCTGCCCGCACCGCCGCGGCCGGAGCCCTCGAATCCGCCCGGAGCGGACTGGACGAGGCGACCGCCCGGCTCGAGGCAGCCCGTGAGGCGGAGCGTCTCGCTGCCGCGCAGCGGCAGGCAGAGGCCGCACACGCGGACGCGCTCCGCGGGCTCGAGCACTCGGCATCCGCCGTGACTGTTCTGCTCCGGCGGCGACTGGCCGGCCATGCCGCCGAGCTCGCCGCGGCGCTGGTGGACGGCGAGGCGTGCGCGGTCTGCGGGTCCCTCGAGCACCCGGACCCGGCGCCGGGAACGGACGAGCCGGTCACAGACGAACACCTCGGGGCCGCCGAAGAGCTCAAGGACGCGGCGTCCGACGCGGAGCGCGCCGCTGCCGAGCACGCTCGGAGGGCACGGGCCGCGTATGCGGATGCGGCTGCCCGGGCCGGTGGCGCCGATGTCGCGTTCCTCGCCGAGAGCCGCGCGACGGCGCAGCAGGCGCTGCGTGCCGCCGAAGCCGCGGCGTCCGACCGCGACCGGCTCGCCGCCCAGCGCCGGCAGCTCGTGGAGACGGATGGCGAGGCTGCCGCCGAACGCGAGGGCCTGGCCTCCGATCTTGCCGCGGCACGGGAGTCGCTGGCCGCCCTGCGCGAGCAGACCGAGTCCGCGCGGCGTGCCGTCGACGCCGCCCGCGGCAGCTTCGCCACCGTCGCGGAGCGGATCGCCCATGCCACGTCTCGTCGCCGGCTCGCGCAGTCGCTCGCGGACGCGCACGCCGACGCCCTCGTGCGGGAAACGGCGGCGCGCGACGCCGCCGCCGACCGCGATGCGCGGGTTGCGGCATCCGTGTTCGCCTCCGTCGATGAGGCCACCGAAGCCCTGCGCGACGCTGCGACGCGCGCCGTCCTGGACGAACGCATCCGCGAGCACGATGCCGCGCTGCGCACGGAACGCGACCGGTTGCGGGATCTGGAACTCCAGCTCGCCGGTGCGCCGGAGGATCCCATCGACCTGGATGCCACCGCCGCCGAGCTCGCGCAGACCAGGGACCGGTGGAGCGCTGCGGTGGATGCCGCGGCGCACGCGGCGCAGACCGCCGCACGGCTGCGCGAACTCCTGGACCGCGCGGCCGCCGCGCACGCGAAGATCGCCGACCTGTCCGACGAGCATGCGGTGGTGGCTCGGCTGGCCCACACGGTCGCGGGCAAGGCCCCGAACACGCACCGCATGACGCTGGAATCGTTCGTGCTCGCCGCCGAGCTGGAGGAGATCGTGGAAGCGGCGAACCTGCGGCTGGGCGACATGTCCTCCGGCCGCTACCGGCTGCAGCACTCCGACGCCCGGGCAGCGCGTGGCGCGGCATCCGGTCTGGGCCTGCAGATCATGGATGCGCACACCGGTCAGCCCCGCCCCGCCCAGTCGCTCTCGGGCGGCGAGACCTTCCTGGCCTCTCTGGCGCTCGCGCTGGGTCTGGCCGAAGTCGTCACCGCCCGCGCCGGCGGGGTCACCCTGGACACCCTGTTCATCGATGAGGGGTTCGGATCCCTCGACGAGGACACTCTCGAACTGGCGATGCGGACCCTGGACGAACTGCGCCAGGGCGGGCGCACCGTCGGGCTGATCAGCCACGTCGCGGCGATGAAGGAGCAGCTTCCCGCCCAGCTGCTGGTCGAGGCCACCCACCAGGGACCGAGTGTCATCCGCCAGGAGACGACCGTCCTGCACTGA
- a CDS encoding nucleoside phosphorylase, translating into MKLLVAALESELVAFPPVLPGFDRLVTGPGKLQATFALTRALDAARYEQIVVVGTAGAVDERLDAAVYEVDAAIQHDVTDIDGIVGQHVSLPVRVELVPVQADAGAAQAEHAREFVTIATGDSFVDDSAAVAGIRLLGAGLVDMETYAYAWVAERFGVPIRVLKAVSDRAEDDALTDWRTTVAACSAQLRERVRADYGV; encoded by the coding sequence GTGAAACTCCTCGTCGCAGCACTCGAATCCGAACTCGTCGCCTTCCCACCCGTCCTTCCCGGATTCGACCGGCTCGTCACCGGACCCGGCAAGCTCCAGGCGACGTTCGCGCTTACCCGCGCGCTGGACGCGGCCCGGTACGAGCAGATCGTCGTCGTGGGCACCGCGGGGGCCGTCGACGAACGTCTGGACGCGGCCGTCTACGAGGTCGACGCGGCGATCCAGCACGACGTCACCGACATCGACGGGATCGTCGGTCAGCACGTCTCGCTGCCGGTGCGGGTCGAGCTCGTGCCTGTGCAGGCGGATGCGGGTGCGGCGCAGGCGGAGCACGCACGCGAGTTCGTCACCATCGCGACCGGCGACTCGTTCGTCGACGACTCCGCTGCGGTGGCCGGCATCCGGCTGCTCGGCGCCGGCCTGGTCGACATGGAGACCTACGCCTACGCGTGGGTGGCCGAACGGTTCGGGGTGCCCATCCGTGTCCTCAAGGCCGTCTCCGACCGCGCCGAGGACGACGCGCTCACCGACTGGCGCACCACGGTCGCCGCATGCAGTGCGCAGCTGCGCGAGCGGGTGCGCGCCGACTACGGCGTCTGA
- a CDS encoding lipase maturation factor family protein — translation MDGFAAVDFEFARQVLQRGIAALYLIAFVSTLNQFRPLLGERGLLPATALLEWAASSARARRLLGPTVFRWVRYTDRRLVALCTGGIVLAATLVCGIPQLGPPWVPMLAFLLLWFAYMSITSIGQTFYSFGWEMLLLEAGFLAAFLGSDSQPPPTVVVVLFWWLLFRLEFGAGMIKIRGGREWRDLTALTYHHETQPMPGPLSRQAHLLPRWFHEVEVVGNHFAQLVVPWFLFAPVLGLWVPGPGPALVGAMAAGIVLATQLWLVGTGNFAWLNWAAIVIAFSAVGVPGIGAPSSPPRDEPPWLIDALPLPWLIATSLVGIAYVVLSWPALRNLFAHRQLMNASFNRWQLANAYGAFGTVTKERIEIIVEGTMDEDPDAATWREYAFKGKPGDLRRIPRQFAPYHLRLDWLMWFLPLGRSLDDWFTAFLVRLLEADRPTLRLLAADPFDGQQPRWVRAVSYRYRFTTRAEFRESRARWRRDRRRPVLGPVGLRR, via the coding sequence GTGGACGGGTTCGCGGCAGTCGACTTCGAGTTCGCCCGTCAGGTGCTGCAGCGCGGCATCGCCGCGCTCTACCTGATCGCGTTCGTCTCCACCCTCAACCAGTTCCGGCCCCTGCTCGGCGAACGCGGTCTGCTGCCGGCGACCGCGCTGCTGGAGTGGGCGGCCTCGTCCGCGCGGGCACGGCGGCTGCTCGGCCCGACCGTGTTCCGGTGGGTGCGGTACACCGATCGCCGCCTGGTCGCCCTGTGCACCGGGGGCATCGTGCTCGCCGCGACGCTGGTCTGCGGCATCCCGCAGCTCGGCCCGCCCTGGGTGCCGATGCTGGCCTTCCTGCTGCTGTGGTTCGCGTACATGTCCATCACGAGCATCGGTCAGACGTTCTACTCCTTCGGCTGGGAGATGCTGCTTCTGGAGGCGGGCTTCCTCGCCGCGTTCCTCGGGTCCGACTCGCAGCCGCCCCCGACCGTCGTGGTGGTGCTGTTCTGGTGGCTTCTGTTCCGGCTCGAGTTCGGTGCCGGCATGATCAAGATCCGAGGCGGGCGGGAATGGCGCGATCTGACGGCGCTGACCTACCACCACGAGACCCAGCCGATGCCGGGACCGCTCAGCCGGCAGGCGCACCTCCTGCCGCGGTGGTTCCACGAGGTCGAGGTGGTCGGCAACCACTTCGCGCAGCTCGTCGTGCCGTGGTTCCTGTTCGCACCTGTCCTGGGACTCTGGGTCCCCGGCCCCGGCCCCGCTCTGGTCGGGGCCATGGCAGCGGGCATCGTGCTGGCGACCCAGCTGTGGCTGGTCGGGACGGGCAACTTCGCGTGGCTGAACTGGGCGGCGATCGTGATCGCTTTCTCGGCCGTCGGCGTCCCGGGGATCGGGGCGCCCTCCAGCCCGCCACGCGATGAGCCGCCGTGGCTGATCGACGCGCTCCCGCTCCCCTGGCTGATCGCCACGTCGCTGGTCGGCATCGCCTACGTCGTGCTGAGCTGGCCGGCGCTGCGCAACCTGTTCGCGCACCGGCAGCTGATGAACGCGAGCTTCAACCGCTGGCAGCTGGCGAACGCCTACGGCGCGTTCGGCACCGTGACGAAGGAGCGCATCGAGATCATCGTCGAGGGCACGATGGATGAGGACCCGGATGCCGCGACCTGGCGCGAGTACGCCTTCAAGGGCAAACCGGGCGATCTGCGCCGCATCCCGCGCCAGTTCGCCCCGTACCACCTGCGTCTGGACTGGCTGATGTGGTTCCTGCCCCTCGGCCGCTCGCTGGATGACTGGTTCACCGCGTTCCTGGTGCGGCTGCTGGAGGCGGACCGACCCACTCTGCGCCTGCTCGCCGCCGATCCCTTCGACGGACAGCAGCCGCGCTGGGTGCGCGCAGTGTCATACCGGTACCGCTTCACGACTCGGGCCGAGTTCCGCGAGAGCCGCGCGCGGTGGCGGCGCGACCGCCGTCGCCCCGTGCTGGGCCCGGTCGGGCTCCGCCGCTGA
- a CDS encoding NAD(P)/FAD-dependent oxidoreductase, whose product MARRATVVGSGPNGLSAAVALARAGYQVQVLEASATAGGGVRTAELTLPGFRHDVGSAVHPAALTSSFFRAFGLRDKIAWISPDISYAHPLGDGRAAIAWRDIERTADALGSDAQRWLAVVRPLSSHVSDVVDFTGSQLLRMPRHPVVAVRYGLRALQLSSRLGRRTFATPEAQALMSGVLSHANTRLPSFGSAASGLLLAAHAHAGDGWAYPRGGAQQIADALIADLRLHGGEIATGVHIASLADLDWGDPAAGDLLLLDTSPRLLLTHPDLPAGYARAVARYRYGPGAAKVDFALDGPVPWRHPDVARSPTVHVGGTRAEVEASENAVARGRISARPYVLAVQPSVLDPTRAPLGTQVLWAYIHVPAGSVQDPTDLVIRQVERFAPGFRDRVLASHAMTAAERATFNPADVGGDILGGAFTFAQAIRRPVVSPTPWRTPLRGVYLASAATPPGPGVTGMPGWYAARQALRDTLGLRLHPSDLLGR is encoded by the coding sequence ATGGCCAGGCGCGCGACCGTCGTCGGCAGCGGTCCCAACGGGCTCTCCGCCGCCGTCGCCCTCGCCCGCGCCGGCTACCAGGTGCAGGTGCTGGAGGCGTCGGCCACGGCCGGCGGCGGCGTGCGCACCGCGGAACTGACGCTCCCCGGATTCCGCCACGATGTCGGCTCGGCGGTGCACCCCGCCGCGCTGACCTCGTCCTTCTTCCGCGCCTTCGGGCTGCGCGACAAGATCGCCTGGATCTCCCCCGATATCTCGTACGCGCACCCCCTCGGCGACGGCCGTGCAGCGATCGCGTGGCGCGACATCGAGCGCACCGCCGATGCTCTCGGCAGCGACGCGCAGCGGTGGCTGGCGGTTGTGCGTCCGCTCAGCTCGCACGTGTCCGACGTGGTGGATTTCACCGGTTCACAGCTGCTGCGGATGCCGCGGCATCCGGTCGTGGCGGTGCGCTACGGGCTCCGCGCTCTCCAACTCAGCTCGCGGCTCGGGCGACGGACGTTCGCGACGCCGGAGGCCCAGGCGCTGATGTCCGGAGTGCTCTCGCACGCGAACACCCGCCTGCCGTCGTTCGGCTCGGCTGCATCGGGGCTGCTGCTGGCCGCGCACGCCCACGCCGGCGACGGCTGGGCGTATCCGCGCGGCGGTGCCCAGCAGATCGCCGATGCGCTGATCGCGGATCTGCGGCTGCACGGCGGCGAGATCGCCACCGGGGTGCACATCGCGTCCCTCGCCGACCTGGACTGGGGAGACCCTGCGGCCGGTGACCTGCTGCTGCTGGACACGTCGCCCCGGTTGCTGTTGACGCACCCCGATCTGCCGGCCGGCTATGCGCGTGCCGTCGCCCGCTACCGCTACGGCCCGGGCGCGGCCAAGGTCGACTTCGCGCTGGACGGACCCGTGCCGTGGCGGCATCCCGATGTCGCCCGCTCGCCCACCGTGCATGTCGGCGGCACCCGGGCGGAGGTCGAGGCGAGCGAGAACGCCGTCGCGCGCGGAAGGATCAGCGCGAGACCCTACGTCCTCGCGGTGCAGCCCTCGGTGCTCGACCCGACCCGCGCGCCGCTGGGCACGCAGGTGCTGTGGGCGTACATCCACGTCCCGGCCGGGTCGGTGCAGGACCCGACCGATCTGGTGATCCGGCAGGTGGAGCGGTTCGCGCCGGGCTTCCGCGACCGTGTCCTGGCCTCGCATGCGATGACCGCAGCCGAACGTGCGACGTTCAATCCGGCCGACGTGGGCGGCGACATCCTGGGCGGCGCCTTCACCTTCGCCCAGGCGATTCGCCGGCCGGTCGTCTCGCCCACGCCGTGGCGGACGCCGCTGCGCGGCGTGTACCTGGCGTCGGCGGCGACGCCGCCCGGTCCGGGTGTCACCGGGATGCCCGGGTGGTATGCCGCCCGTCAGGCGCTGCGTGACACGCTCGGCCTGCGCCTGCACCCCTCGGACCTGCTCGGGCGGTGA